The Macrobrachium rosenbergii isolate ZJJX-2024 chromosome 7, ASM4041242v1, whole genome shotgun sequence genome segment CGTTTTAACCCTAGAAACAAAATGATGAATCTAAATATAGGGCAATCCTGCCCCAGTTGTTTCTCCTTTCTGTCAAAGATAAGAACAACAACAGAGCTTCTTCCTACCATCAATCCTATGGAAACAGTTCAATAATAATTCTAGGCACAGAGAGAtgcttcatttttccttctgcttcGGACAAACTCTTTTTCTCTCCAAATGTTATTGTTCTACGAACGAATCTCTTAAAGGACTTACTTCTTGGGCAGCGGCCGCTGCTGGTTTGGAAGTTTAGAGCGGTTTTGACTCAAGCCACTGTATTGATatttagctttcttttcagagGGCTTTAAAATCTGCAAGAAAATGGAATAGACAATTAATTTGACCTGGTCCAACAAACAAAGTACCTGTACAGAGGATTACCAATTCCTCTGTTAcaacaatgattttatgaattacataaaaagGGCAAGATGATGACAAAAAGATCCCATAGTGTTCATTTCATACTCAGTCAACATCAAACCTTACATCCTCTTCTTACATTCACTATACAATGGGCAACCACCACACACTAGATAAAGTCCTTAGAAGATGGATATATAACCACCCAAGGTCTCACCCAGCAGttgattaaaatgacaaaaataactcCATTATCAACCTTAAAATCAGTAAGACAAATTAATGAAATTGgataaatatggattttttttatctatgtccAGTTTGGAATTGTGTATAAATAAAGTAATTCACGTTCAAGTAATTTCAAGAACCTCAAAATAAGGTGAATGTATAAGTTTAGGCATTCTTGAACAATTCAATTCACATGTCTCTGAATATTCATTAATTCTTGTATTAGCTCTCCTCATACAGACATGCAAGTCAAGTCTCTCCCACAAGAGAGCTGACTACTGTCCTTCAGTCCTTCAACCACCCACCCACCTTCTGCTTTCATTTCTAACATGGTTATGTATTTGAAACTGTATTCAACTTCCTCCTAGGCAGAGGACAAATTAAAGTATGTTTTATGCAGTAACTAGAAAGGTGTGGGTTCCCTGAAAAGCTCCTTCAAGTCAAGATGCATTTAATCTCTTCCCAAATAGCTGGCCAATATCTTTAATTATACATTTGCCCAATCTTCAATTCTCATATACTAAGTCCCTCAAACAAGACTTAAAACAAGTCTGGAAACGAGACCTGGTGGTCTTTAGTTATGCTAcccaatgacaataataatttgcTAAATTCATAAGGGTCCTTGGAGCAGGCTCTACTACAGTAGTCTCAATCCTGACACATCCTCTTGGCCAGCCCTGGGAgatctaaataaataaactctgtggtttggttaaactacttaataattgTAACTGTATCCACCTACTTAAGTAGAGACTGACAATAATTAAGTAACATAATGATAACAAAACTTACCTGAAAAGAACAGAGTAATGTTTCATCTACTGACATCATGCCCCCTGCGTTGTCAAACTCACCACAGTAATTAGGGGCAGAAAATAGTGTTACCAATTGGCGCTTGGCGAAGAACTCATACCCATCCTCTACaacctgaaaataatgaagacCTTTGTTGGTAAATTCTGTACATGTGATGCATACACaaaaaggtatatatttttaagaacaaattaattgctttactaaataaaaataacgattacTTATGCCTGCACCTATGACAATTCAAATGGGACTATTcaagaaattgcaaaaaataaacttgggttttgtttgtgaattatgataaaaacattttgGCTGGATTCTCTTCGGAACAAAACTAAATTACTTGGCAAGGTACCAttacaattagtttttaaaaaaccATTTGTGTTTATTCAAAAAAACATTAATCTCTTTGCCAGTTGACTTTCACAGTTAGATGTTATTACAGTACATCTTTACTAGTACTTTTACTATACTGTACTATAGCATCTGTTCTAGTGTTAAACTGAGCTTCACAATTCAAAAACTCACTGGACATTTTGAGCTGTTACCAGTTAGCAAATTTTTATTCCTCTACAAAAAACACTATGCTCCAGGAAGTTTGCCATACAAAATTACCTGATGTGCTCTGCATATCAAATCCAGGTCATGACGATTCAGGAATTTACTGACGACATCGGCACCAAAGATAAAAGAAACCCCTCTGTCATTTTCACCCCAACCTGAGACTTCCTTATCTGGATCTGACCATAGGAGGTCACAGAGAAGAcctgaaattttgcaaaaattaactGATGACACACAAGAGGAAAAACATACTCATATCAATAATTTCATGAACTCCTTACACTGATGCACAACTAAATTATAATCTTAAATTAACAAcactgaaatggaatggaatataaactttaggccaaaggccagcgctgggacctcttatgtcattcagcactgaaaggaaaactgagggtAAAtcggttttaaaggtgtaacaggaggaaaacctcacagttgcactaggtAACAAATTGTACGTGAGGGTGAGAGGTAAGGTGGAAGAATGAgagtatgaacagaggtacagtaaaaggaatgaaaggggttgcagctgggagcTGGAGGGATGCTGCagggaaccttaagtaatgcctacagtgcacaacttGAGTTGCATTGAGGGCATTACTCTCCTATGGGGGAATGAacaatattatttccaaaaaatagTATCCATACTTAAGCTTGATATCATCTCACTACCAATGTCTAGGGTCTACTTAAAACTgcaaaaacatgaatataaaaccaCCCACCTGTATCTGGAACATCTGTTGGTCTCATGATTCGACGAATCTGTTCCATACTCTGCAGGTCTGGACTCAACCCCCCGTgacagcaaaatattttttcatcaatgaTGGCAGCGATGGGTAAACAATTGAAACAGTCTGTGAAGGTTTTCCAGAGTTTTGTACCATATCTCCTACGACCTGAAATTTGCGCAACACTGGTGTCAAAGAGCATAAACTGACAATCTCATTTCAACTTATTTCTTTCTTGCACTGAGACTAACCACATGAAACTACATTTCTTCAGTGACTTTCCAAGCATTTTCAGCAACAAGAGTTCAAGTAAATGCACTAGAATTCATTTGCCTACATAATTCATAAAGCATACAGAACTTATATGTACTTGAACAAAAATTTTGATTTCTTTGATTctcaaaataaacaacaattcTGATTACTTTGATTCTAAAATTAAGTTATCAGTAGGTTATCAAAAACAGTTCATTTTTCTTCCAAACATCACAGGGATAATGCTTTGGATGCGTTCTTTACTGAAAGTTGAAAATTGCAGCTAGGAAAAgtaacagatgaaaagtaaaagggcaaaaggaatgctactgagaaccatcactactgtctacagtgcatcacatTAGTAGCACAGCATGTGGTACATTCTCTGACCGATGGAGTAAACTATACTCACGTAACTTACAAAAATTCAGGGGActtatcaagaaaatgaaaacacatcCCATACTCACATTCATCATAAAAGCCATAGATTCTGTTGATCGACGCACACTCATGATTACCgcgtaataagaaaaaattctctgGATATTTGATCTTATATGCTAATAACAGGCATATAGTCTCTAGCGACTGTTTACCACGATCAACATAGTCTCCCAGAAAGAGGTAGTTGGACTCCGGAGGAAAGCCACCATACTCAAAAAGACGCAACAAGTCTGTGTACTGGCCGTGAATATCACCTGGAAGGACAAGAACATTGCTGTTATTTCAAAATACCGTCTTCATTCTGGAGTATCAGATACAAACTCACTAACCtaattaaattactaaatattACAAAGATGGGTCACGgagaaaaaagtatgaaaaagtcATCATGATGTTATGAGAATTGTTTCCTAGGGATTTCGTTCTTAATGAAATATAatggaacagaatggaatatgaaattcaggtaaaggaaaaagtgttgggacctttgaggtcattcagcactgaaagtgaaattgagaataaatggttctaaaaccttgcagttgcattatgaaagaattgataggagagggtggaaagtaagagataaaaaaggatataaataGTATACAGTgcagggaatgaaaggggttgcagctaggggttgaaggaaTGTGGCAAAGAACATTGAGTAATATGTGCTGTACAGTTCACTGTATGAGATGCATTAATAGCACGACCTCCCCACGGGGCAAATTCTCAATCTGATCAAATCTAAACTACAGAATATAAAGGTTACCCTAAACTCATAATGACTCTGACATTTGACAGTTGCACAAATTTTATATTAGTAACTATATTACgtactgtatttcataattttctctacACAATTAGCATCTTTTAAGCAGTATGTAAGCTAAATcaacttatatttatttactgaaattctTTATGCTTACCACATATTTTAAGTGGAGCTTCCAACTCCAGTAATATTGGCTGCTGTAGAAAAATTTCCCTGGACTTTAAACAGAGACCTCGAACTTCAGCCTCTGTCATTTGTACAGTTTTCCCTGGACGGCATCCTCGAACTGTTGAgagacaataaatataaattaaatatatatagtaaaagaagAATCACTTACATTATATTAGAAGATTAGATCAGAATAaaggatttagaccaaaggccaagcactgggacctataaggtcattcaacgctgaaatggaaaccgacagtaaaaggtttgaaaggcgtaacaggaggaaaacctcacagttgccttgtgaataaattgttaggagaggctggaaaggaaaatggaagagagggaatatgaacggaggtacagtaaaaggaatgaaaagggttgcagctaggggccgaagggacactgtaaagaaccaccagtaatgtctacagtgcaccgaatgaggtttcactgatggcactacccccatacggagTAATTATATTATACTGAATTAATAGAGTAATGAGAATGTTGCTCTACCACTCAACAAATACTGGTGATCAATCAAAGGCTGTCAATAACTGAACTTATAGTAGAGTAGTGTAATGTCTGCCTAGTTGTTACTGGAACTTTTCATATGACAAGCCAATAAATACATTCACATGAAATGGAAACAAGTTTTGAAGGACTGCTAGTTCAATAATTTTGTACAATGAATTGCACAAATAATTTGCAACTACACATTTCATTAGTAGGCAAAATTCAACTGCTTTAtctatactgtacaatattttcaaaacgctatgttaagaatttttctgtgaAGGTTTTGTTCACTTTGAGAGTTAAGAGGTATACAGTTATTCCACCCTACTTATAAagattcaacttacaaacattccgAGATACAAAACAAACAGGATTGCAAATCAAAATTGAGTTCAGAGTGCTCCCATTTGCCACCAACAagttcaaaattttgttttgctcgcctattctgtacatacagcaCTGTATGTACAGTTTactgtgttttaggatgaaaaaacatacagtactgtactgtattgatttcatatcatactgtacttaaatatgCATGAAGAGTCCAGTAACTATCTTATAAACAATTCAACACACTAATGGCCAACCAGAATGTAACATTTGTAAGTAGGCtggtgtttataaataaataaccactgCTTTTTCTCCAAGATGGCAAACATTATTAACAAAGGTAATTCTAGTCTTCTACTCCTGAAACCATAGAACCTCATCCGGATCACAAAGCCAGCTCAGTCCCATAATCGCACTTCACCCTGAATCTTGTAGACTAAAGCAATCATGCACCATGCCAGCAGGCATGGGCTCCATGAAAAGAAGCCTACAGAATAGAGGTTTTCCAGTGTTCAGAATGAATATAGGATCTATAGCAGGGAGGCTGCAAGACTATGGCTTTTGGAGGTGAGAAATAAGTGGACAGGGTTTTGGTAAATAGGTGCACTGCATTCTTTATCCAAAGAGATAAAAAACAGAGCCTGAAATGACACCACCCCCAACTCTACCTCAAGTACGAAACAAGAATACAGTATAGCAAAACAAAATGTGTGGCACATGGTCAAGAAATTCTGAAAATGTCTGATggctgaaaataaacaaacaaaacattttcaatagGACTAGTACCCTActagtaataaaacaaaattgtatgATGTGTGCATAAGCCCTGTACACCTCTAAACAGCAGAGCCATGGACACTTCGCAAGGAAATAGATTTTTAAAGCAGATGTGACCAGAAAATGCTGAGTTTCAGGAATGGGGTCTAgaggctggaaaggaaactgaaatcttAGATTGTAATGTTTCTGGGCATTTAAGTAGAGAGGAGAGAAGTCTGCCACACTATGGCATAGTAGTATACAAGAAAGCAACAGGATGAAGACCAAAAGGAAAGCCTATAAAATCATGGAGTAAAGATACGGATGAAGACCTGGACCAGGTGGGAATTATGAGAAACCAGGACAGTGCTCAAGAAAGAAGAGTTGTGGGGATATGACCCTGAAAAGGACAATCAGATGTGAAAAGTTCATGATGTCAATGAAAagcctaaatatttaaaattgctCTTACATACAGTAGGCTGTGGACACAAAACCAACAACTTCCTAAATCCTAAATTCTAACAAGATCATTCCATCTAAACAGAAGGCACCAATTCAGAAGTTCCCATCTGGTCCATTTCctcaaattttattcaatttcaatatcaaatacaaccaaaaaattattttgatattcagaATACTGCAGTACAGTTTGATTCTGAGGTGTTTGCCAAATTTCATGGAGTCAAATAAGTGACAGTTCATTTTGTGAACTTATCAAGTTTTAACAAATACTTTAAAGTTTGCTGATAATTGAGAGCTTTGTTTCTGAGGGGCTTTATCACTAAGATGAATGATCCAAGATGGAACCTGAACCCCTTTACACGTGAGTTGTGAGGGAAACACTCAGTTTTGAGAAGAATTTTGGTTGGTCAGGTAGGACGGCACTGATGAGATTATCAAGATCTGAGGGTCCAGGGGGATGTATCCTAACCTAATGCATCCTTTAGATTAGGATACATCTGTTCAAGCAGCATTTGATCCTTATCATTTAAAGAGGACGGTTCGGTAGAGGTAGAGAAGGGGTGGTATTTAGAAGcgttgtgaaataaaaaatctcatcAGGCCACAGAAGCAGCGCTGCATCCTGGGACGATGTTACGTTAAAATCAATCGtatgggagcttgaatttcatgtcaatggcccctgtgggcttgttccatattaaatagggttcctcttctgatTAATAATGATAGGCCAATAATATCACCTAAGAAGCACCTGACACTTTCATTCTAGAAGTGTATGGGAGAGAtttattgggggggggggacacCCCAGTTGCATTAAGACAGTGAGTCCCAAGCAAAGTTTAGGTTGGGATGTAATAACTTAGGTTGTCTCAATGatgttttcttccttctttcttccctaACACAGTGGAAGCACACAAGAAGCATATATTTCTAAGTGATTCATGTTTTTGCCAAGATACTGATGTCCCCCAAAAGCTAGGTACCGCTACAGGTACCTAAACTTAGGTTACGGTAGGACTTGGTATCGGCAGACAACCCAGAATTACTGAAGTCTTCCAATCAAGCTTAGGCTACGTGGGCCAACCCAAATTTGGGCCTGGTTTGTTTTCTGACGGTATTTATTAAAGATTCTGGACGGAATTGGGGTGAAATCCGAGAGAATAGGTTGGTCGTAGTTATTCTCCACGGCAGCAGGACCTGGGCAGGGCCAGGCCCCTCAGGATGGTTTAAATTTTCGAACCCCTGCAATGAACCGCGGCGATTTCGGCCAACCTAACCTATCTGGACGgtttaaacaatgaaatattaacaaaaacaaacaattacaaTCTCGAACTTGAAGAAGACGAAGTGCGAAATCGTGATTTATTCGCGAAACGGACGTTTGGGGATATTTCGTGAAGCAATGATCTTTCAAGAGCCCTCTTGACCTAGACCTTATCAAACCCAACCCTTCTACAAAATCTCGTTTTATTCAAAATGTACGTAACACACCCGAATCTTAATTGGTGCAGCCATAATTACGACATCACACGTTCCCCTCGAGAGGGTTAAGCTATATTTAAATAGGACTTACCCTCTAATAGTCGAGAAATTAAATTATCAATGTCTAGTTCTGCATCCGCCATCTTGCAAAGTTTTCTCGTGTTCGAATGCCTTCAAAATGACATATGTTTATGGGTGCTGGTTATGCCTTCGGCAGAATATAATCGATTCACAAGATTATCagtcaataaaatataaacctaatgaattaataattgatattatatttattcGGATATTTGAATGTCTTGGCATGAAGTTTCTCATGTTAGTTGACATACGAAACGGACGTGCTATAGATGAAAAGACAAGAGAATGTCgtcaatattttctataaaaagttTCGATCAAGATATCacttgaaataaatatcattGCTCCGAGAATGTAACTTAGAatgtattactgttatttttgagAATTAAGTATTCCACCGGATTacatattaataattaatgtaaAGCGGCATTTTTTGCTTGAATACTGATAGAAGTTCTTGTGCAGTATTTCACATTTGAAAGAGCAGAAGATATCGTACACTTTAACGTTTGGAGCGGGCCTTTTTGTGTGTCTTACTTTAATTAAAGCACAATATATTTCGTAAAGTCTTTAGTTGACTAAAGAATCGTACGAACAGGCAAGAGTTTTCGAACCTTTGTAGCGTTTATTATTTAACAGCTGATAATGTAAACAATGAGGTTATTCTCCTGACTTtggcagaataatgaaaatatgccGATATCAACTTCGGTGACCACAAATCACAGAAAACTTTATATTCATACAGTTATCTATAAACTATGCATACAGAGGGAACTAGGACCTATGACAAACGAGAC includes the following:
- the LOC136840020 gene encoding serine/threonine-protein phosphatase PP1-beta catalytic subunit, which gives rise to MADAELDIDNLISRLLEVRGCRPGKTVQMTEAEVRGLCLKSREIFLQQPILLELEAPLKICGDIHGQYTDLLRLFEYGGFPPESNYLFLGDYVDRGKQSLETICLLLAYKIKYPENFFLLRGNHECASINRIYGFYDECRRRYGTKLWKTFTDCFNCLPIAAIIDEKIFCCHGGLSPDLQSMEQIRRIMRPTDVPDTGLLCDLLWSDPDKEVSGWGENDRGVSFIFGADVVSKFLNRHDLDLICRAHQVVEDGYEFFAKRQLVTLFSAPNYCGEFDNAGGMMSVDETLLCSFQILKPSEKKAKYQYSGLSQNRSKLPNQQRPLPKK